The genomic interval GGCGATGTTCACCACCGGCGATTACGCGGGCGCGCCGCGACTGGCCGCCATGACCTGGGGCGCGGAGGATCTGGCCGATGCGCTGGGCGCCAGCAACAACCGCGACGCCAGCGGCGACTATGATTTCACCTACAGGCTGGCGCGCAGCCTGTGCCTGATCGGCGCGGCCAGCGCGGGCGTACTGCCGATCGAGACGATCCACGGCGATTTCCGCGACATCGACGGACTGCGCGCCCGCGCCGACATGGTCCGCGCGCAAGGCTATCGCGGCATGCTGGCGATCCACCCGGCGCAGGTCGCGGTCATCAACGAGGCGTTCACCCCCAGCGAGAAGGAAATCGCCGCCGCGCAGGAGATCGTCGACCTGTTCGCCGCCAATCCCGGCGTGGGGGCAATCGGCTACAAGGGGGGCATGCTCGACCGCCCCTATCTCGCGCGGGCCGAAACGGTGCTGCGACTGGCGGGGCGTAGCTAGGGCCGCCAGTGGACCGGGCCGAGGACCGCGAGTGCCGCGCCTTGCTGCGCAGCATGTTCGGCGCCGCCATCGCCGCGGCTGCCCCCGACCGCGCGGTCGCGGCCAACCTGCCCGACCGGCCCGGCGGGCGCTGCCTGGTCGTCGGCGCGGGCAAGGCCTCGGCCGCGATGGCATTGGCGGTGGAAGCGGCATGGCCCGATGTCGCGCTGCAAGGCGTCGTTTCGACCCGCTACGGCCATGGCGCTGCCTGCAAGCGGATCAGGATCGTCGAGGCGGGCCATCCGGTCCCCGACGCGAACAGCCTCGCCGCGGCGGACGCCATGCTGGAACTGCTGCAGGGCGCGGGGCCCGGCGATCTGGTGCTGGCGCTGGTCTCCGGCGGCGGCTCGGCCTGTCTCGCCCGCCCGATCGCGGGGGTGACATTGGCCGACAAGCAGGCGATCACCCGTGAATTGCTGCGCAGCGGCGCCCCGATCGGCGAGATGAACCGGGTCCGCAAGGCGCTATCGGCGGTCAAGGGCGGCGGACTGGCCCGCGCCGCCGGATCGGCGCGCATATGCACCCTGGTCATCAGCGACGTGCCCGGCGACGATCCAGCCGATGTCGCATCCGGCCCGACCATCCCCCATGCCGGACGGCCCGAAGACGCGCTCGAGATTCTTGACCGCCACGGCATCGCCCTGCCCGACCGGGTGCGAACCGCCATTCTGGCGCAATCCGCCCTCCCCGCCATCGACCGCCCACAGGACGAGGTGCGCCTGATCGCCAGCCCTTCGCAATCCTTGGCCGCCGCCGCATCGCTGGCGCGCGATCATGGCTATGCCATCGTCGATCTGGGCGACCGGGTTCAGGGCGAAGCCGCGCAAGTCGCCGCCCGCCATGCCGAACTGGCCCTGCGCCTCGCGGCGCAAGGCGGCCCGCCCACCGCCATAGTGTCGGGCGGAGAAACCACCGTCACCCTGCCGCAAGGCTGCACGGGATCGGGCGGGCGCAACAGTGAATATCAGCTTGCGCTGGCCCGCGCCTTGGACGGCCATCCGCGCATCTGGTCCATCGCGGGCGATTCCGACGGGATCGACGGCGCTTCCGATGCGGCAGGGGCGATCGCTGCACCCGGCACGCTGGCCCGCGCATCACGCCTCGGGCTCGATATCGACCGCGCGCTGGCCGATCACGATTCGCACAGGT from Croceicoccus marinus carries:
- a CDS encoding HpcH/HpaI aldolase/citrate lyase family protein, whose product is MTETIPMRSWLFAPGDSERKMLKCAESDADIALFDLEDAVTVDRKPDARSMVRDLLHSRDSGRERLWVRINPVDGPFAVDDLAAVMPGRPGGIMLPKSRGRRDVELLDHYLTALEAANGIAQGSTKVIALVTEAAEAMFTTGDYAGAPRLAAMTWGAEDLADALGASNNRDASGDYDFTYRLARSLCLIGAASAGVLPIETIHGDFRDIDGLRARADMVRAQGYRGMLAIHPAQVAVINEAFTPSEKEIAAAQEIVDLFAANPGVGAIGYKGGMLDRPYLARAETVLRLAGRS
- a CDS encoding glycerate kinase, whose protein sequence is MDRAEDRECRALLRSMFGAAIAAAAPDRAVAANLPDRPGGRCLVVGAGKASAAMALAVEAAWPDVALQGVVSTRYGHGAACKRIRIVEAGHPVPDANSLAAADAMLELLQGAGPGDLVLALVSGGGSACLARPIAGVTLADKQAITRELLRSGAPIGEMNRVRKALSAVKGGGLARAAGSARICTLVISDVPGDDPADVASGPTIPHAGRPEDALEILDRHGIALPDRVRTAILAQSALPAIDRPQDEVRLIASPSQSLAAAASLARDHGYAIVDLGDRVQGEAAQVAARHAELALRLAAQGGPPTAIVSGGETTVTLPQGCTGSGGRNSEYQLALARALDGHPRIWSIAGDSDGIDGASDAAGAIAAPGTLARASRLGLDIDRALADHDSHRFFAAGDLVITGPTRTNVNDIRIQLVR